One Streptomyces fagopyri DNA window includes the following coding sequences:
- a CDS encoding beta-ketoacyl-ACP synthase III, producing the protein MNGSRIAAVGHYQPAKVLTNEDLAGLVDTSDEWIKSRVGIRTRHIAGPDEPVDELAGHAAAKALAAAGMTPGDIDLVLVATSTAVDRSPNMAARVAHRLGIPSPAAMDVNVVCAGFTHALATADHAVRAGAATRALVIGADKMSDVADWTDRTTCVLVGDGAGAAVVEAAAPGDEPGIGPVLWGSVPEMGNAVRIEGTPARFAQEGQSVYRWATTRLPAIARQACERAGLTPEELAGVVLHQANLRIIEPLAQKIGAVNAVVARDVVDSGNTSAASIPLALSKLVERGELGTGDPVLLFGFGGNLSYAGQVIRCP; encoded by the coding sequence ATGAACGGCTCACGCATCGCGGCCGTCGGCCACTACCAGCCCGCCAAGGTCCTCACCAACGAGGACCTGGCGGGCCTGGTCGACACCAGTGACGAGTGGATCAAGAGCCGGGTGGGCATCCGTACGCGCCACATCGCCGGACCCGACGAACCCGTCGACGAGCTGGCCGGGCACGCCGCCGCCAAGGCGCTCGCGGCCGCCGGGATGACCCCGGGCGACATCGACCTCGTGCTGGTCGCCACCTCGACGGCCGTCGACCGCTCCCCGAACATGGCCGCCCGGGTCGCGCACCGCCTCGGCATCCCGTCTCCCGCGGCGATGGACGTCAACGTGGTCTGCGCGGGCTTCACCCACGCGCTCGCCACGGCCGACCACGCCGTGCGCGCGGGGGCGGCGACCCGGGCCCTGGTCATCGGCGCGGACAAGATGTCGGACGTCGCGGACTGGACCGACCGGACGACCTGCGTCCTGGTCGGGGACGGCGCGGGGGCCGCCGTGGTCGAGGCCGCGGCGCCGGGCGACGAACCGGGGATCGGCCCGGTGCTGTGGGGCTCGGTGCCCGAGATGGGGAACGCCGTACGCATCGAGGGCACCCCGGCGCGGTTCGCGCAGGAGGGACAGAGTGTCTACCGCTGGGCGACCACCCGGCTCCCGGCGATCGCGCGCCAGGCCTGCGAACGGGCCGGACTGACCCCCGAGGAGCTCGCCGGCGTCGTCCTGCACCAGGCGAACCTGCGCATCATCGAGCCCCTCGCGCAGAAGATCGGCGCCGTGAACGCGGTGGTCGCGCGCGACGTCGTGGACTCCGGGAACACCTCCGCCGCCAGCATCCCGCTCGCCCTCTCGAAGCTCGTCGAACGCGGTGAGCTCGGCACCGGCGACCCCGTACTGCTCTTCGGCTTCGGCGGCAACCTGTCCTACGCGGGTCAGGTCATCCGCTGTCCCTGA
- a CDS encoding MFS transporter small subunit, which yields MTTPSSPSAPPDRRPLIAFSWLWVGAPLCYGLYELVLKVKQLFTG from the coding sequence ATGACGACTCCGTCCAGCCCCAGCGCTCCGCCTGACCGGCGGCCCCTGATCGCCTTCTCCTGGCTCTGGGTGGGGGCACCCCTCTGCTACGGCCTGTACGAGCTCGTCCTCAAGGTCAAACAGCTGTTCACGGGGTGA
- a CDS encoding OFA family MFS transporter has protein sequence MSPPVAPPGWSRWLVPPAALSVHLSIGQAYAWSVFKPPLESALGLSGTQSALPFQLGIVMLGLSAAFGGTLVERNGPRWAMTVALVCFSTGFLIASLGAATEQYWLIVFGYGFVGGIGLGIGYISPVSTLIKWFPDRPGMATGIAIMGFGGGALIASPWSAQMLKSFGSDSSGIALAFLVHGLSYAVFMTLGVLLVRVPRSEKPVVEARPGPLDGVQVSAKNAVRTPQFWCLWLVLCMNVTAGIGILEKAAPMITDFFADTSTPVSVSAAAGFVALLSAANMAGRIGWSSTSDLIGRKNIYRVYLGVGAVMYLLISQFGDSSKPLFIICALVILSFYGGGFATVPAYLKDLFGTYQVGAIHGRLLTAWSTAGVLGPLIVNWIADRQKDAGKHGAALYDTSFLIMIGLLVVGFVANELIRPVHVRHHIPAPREATDDDSVQPQRSA, from the coding sequence ATGAGTCCCCCTGTCGCGCCACCCGGCTGGAGCCGCTGGCTCGTCCCGCCCGCCGCCCTGTCGGTCCACCTCTCCATCGGCCAGGCCTATGCCTGGAGCGTCTTCAAGCCACCGCTCGAATCCGCGCTCGGCCTCAGCGGCACCCAGAGCGCGCTGCCGTTCCAGCTCGGCATCGTCATGCTCGGGCTGTCCGCCGCGTTCGGCGGCACCCTGGTGGAGCGCAACGGGCCGCGCTGGGCGATGACCGTCGCCCTGGTCTGCTTCTCCACCGGCTTCCTGATCGCCTCGCTCGGCGCCGCCACCGAGCAGTACTGGCTGATCGTGTTCGGCTACGGCTTCGTCGGCGGCATAGGCCTGGGCATCGGCTACATCTCGCCCGTCTCGACGCTGATCAAATGGTTCCCGGACCGGCCGGGCATGGCCACCGGCATCGCGATCATGGGCTTCGGCGGCGGCGCGCTGATCGCCTCGCCGTGGTCCGCGCAGATGCTGAAGTCCTTCGGTTCCGACTCCTCCGGCATCGCCCTCGCCTTCCTGGTGCACGGTCTGTCGTACGCCGTCTTCATGACGCTCGGCGTGCTGCTGGTGCGGGTGCCGCGCAGCGAGAAGCCCGTCGTCGAGGCCCGCCCCGGACCCCTCGACGGGGTGCAGGTCTCGGCGAAGAACGCCGTGCGCACGCCGCAGTTCTGGTGCCTGTGGCTCGTGCTGTGCATGAACGTGACCGCGGGCATCGGCATCCTGGAGAAGGCCGCCCCGATGATCACCGACTTCTTCGCGGACACCTCCACCCCGGTGTCGGTCTCCGCCGCCGCGGGCTTCGTCGCGCTGCTCTCCGCCGCGAACATGGCGGGCCGCATCGGCTGGTCCTCCACGTCCGACCTGATCGGGCGCAAGAACATCTACCGCGTCTACCTCGGCGTCGGCGCGGTGATGTACCTGCTGATCTCGCAGTTCGGGGACTCCTCCAAGCCCCTGTTCATCATCTGCGCGCTGGTGATCCTCTCCTTCTACGGCGGTGGCTTCGCGACCGTCCCCGCCTATCTGAAGGATCTCTTCGGCACCTACCAGGTCGGCGCGATCCACGGTCGGCTGCTCACCGCCTGGTCCACCGCCGGTGTTCTCGGACCACTGATCGTCAACTGGATCGCGGACCGGCAGAAGGACGCGGGCAAGCACGGCGCCGCGCTCTACGACACGTCGTTCCTGATCATGATCGGGCTGCTGGTCGTCGGCTTCGTCGCCAACGAACTGATCCGCCCGGTCCACGTCCGCCACCACATCCCCGCACCGAGGGAGGCCACCGATGACGACTCCGTCCAGCCCCAGCGCTCCGCCTGA
- a CDS encoding aldo/keto reductase produces the protein MSARTNPAAAEGTWRLGDLTVNRVGLGAMRLTGTAPFDRGVPRDRERSIGLLRRAVELGVNHIDTAAFYFSATRSANELINRALAPYPEDLVIATKVWPGRDSSGAWWWATPAQLRGQVEENLRQLGRDHLDVVNLRIPPSRRTGSIAEHFGALAELRDAGLVRHLGVSHVTSGQLAEARAIAPVVCVQNPFGIGSPGEDRALLRLCGELGLAFVPFFAIAGSGREAGPAARDSETVCAVARAHGVPVARVRLAWTLRQGPHVLAIPGTGDPDHLAQNMTAATLRLSDEESARLSSLGG, from the coding sequence ATGAGCGCACGAACGAACCCAGCGGCGGCCGAGGGTACTTGGCGGCTCGGCGACCTGACCGTCAACCGTGTCGGACTCGGCGCGATGCGACTGACCGGTACCGCGCCCTTCGACCGTGGCGTGCCGCGTGACCGGGAGCGGTCGATCGGCCTGCTCCGCCGGGCGGTCGAGCTCGGCGTGAACCACATCGACACCGCCGCGTTCTACTTCTCGGCGACGCGCTCCGCCAACGAGCTGATCAACCGGGCGTTGGCGCCCTACCCGGAGGACCTGGTCATCGCCACCAAGGTCTGGCCGGGCCGCGACTCCTCGGGCGCCTGGTGGTGGGCCACGCCGGCGCAGCTGCGCGGCCAGGTCGAGGAGAACCTGCGCCAGCTCGGCCGCGATCACCTGGACGTGGTGAACCTGCGGATACCGCCGAGCCGGCGAACCGGCTCGATCGCCGAGCACTTCGGCGCGCTGGCCGAACTGCGCGACGCAGGGCTCGTCCGCCACCTCGGTGTCTCCCACGTCACGTCCGGGCAACTGGCCGAGGCCCGGGCCATCGCCCCTGTCGTGTGCGTGCAGAACCCTTTCGGGATCGGTTCACCGGGGGAGGACAGGGCCCTCCTGCGGCTGTGCGGTGAACTCGGCCTCGCCTTCGTCCCGTTCTTCGCGATCGCCGGTTCCGGACGGGAGGCGGGTCCGGCCGCTCGTGACAGCGAGACGGTGTGCGCCGTCGCCCGCGCGCACGGCGTGCCGGTCGCGCGGGTCCGGCTGGCCTGGACCCTGCGGCAGGGACCGCACGTACTGGCGATCCCGGGCACCGGCGACCCGGACCACCTCGCGCAGAACATGACGGCGGCCACGTTGCGCCTCTCGGACGAGGAGTCGGCACGCCTCAGCTCACTGGGAGGGTGA
- a CDS encoding maleylpyruvate isomerase family mycothiol-dependent enzyme: protein MTENLDFPTLLQMIDERSAAFRAAITAAPSLDADVPSCPGWKLYDLANHLSEGDRFWAHIVLNTAPGDERPSKDGLAAPGEREALVAWLADSTEQLLAALREAGPDRACWAWWEPLASPHTVAAVARRRVPESMIHTYDAQLASGAPQELPTTEALDAAEEFLATVCTVTTPWPGEPATMDYHTVEGRSWRQTLDAVGSRFTRLTPAEAADSKPTAALHGTASELALLMYMRVPADAVRLEGDARLLQQLQDWD, encoded by the coding sequence GTGACTGAGAATCTCGATTTCCCCACCCTGCTGCAGATGATCGACGAGCGGTCCGCCGCGTTCCGCGCCGCGATCACCGCCGCCCCGAGCCTCGACGCCGACGTCCCGTCCTGCCCGGGATGGAAGCTGTACGACCTGGCGAACCACCTCAGCGAGGGGGACCGCTTCTGGGCCCACATCGTGCTGAACACCGCGCCGGGCGACGAGCGGCCGAGCAAGGACGGGCTGGCGGCGCCCGGGGAGCGCGAGGCTCTGGTGGCCTGGCTGGCCGACTCGACGGAGCAGCTGCTGGCCGCCCTGCGCGAGGCCGGCCCGGACCGGGCCTGCTGGGCCTGGTGGGAGCCGCTGGCCTCGCCGCACACGGTGGCCGCCGTGGCCCGCCGCCGTGTCCCGGAGTCGATGATTCACACCTACGACGCCCAGCTGGCCTCCGGCGCCCCGCAGGAGTTGCCGACGACCGAGGCGCTCGACGCTGCCGAGGAGTTCCTCGCCACCGTCTGCACCGTCACGACTCCGTGGCCGGGGGAGCCCGCCACCATGGACTACCACACGGTCGAGGGCCGCTCCTGGCGCCAGACGCTGGACGCCGTCGGCTCCCGCTTCACCCGCCTCACCCCGGCGGAGGCCGCCGACAGCAAGCCCACCGCCGCCCTCCACGGCACGGCGAGCGAGCTGGCCCTGCTGATGTACATGCGCGTCCCGGCGGACGCGGTGCGGCTGGAGGGCGACGCCAGGCTGCTCCAGCAGCTGCAGGACTGGGACTGA
- a CDS encoding helix-turn-helix domain-containing protein — protein sequence MTTETVSQWRGRFLKGRLDGLGDAPRPGRERTVTDERVAESVRMTLEAKPRNATHWSTRSMARGWASRSRRSDCRSRRTYPAGWTGPSRCCR from the coding sequence GTGACCACGGAGACGGTCTCCCAGTGGCGGGGCCGGTTCCTGAAGGGCCGGTTGGATGGCCTGGGCGACGCACCCCGTCCGGGCCGGGAGCGGACGGTCACCGATGAGCGGGTCGCCGAGTCGGTCCGGATGACGCTGGAGGCGAAGCCGAGGAATGCCACGCACTGGTCGACTCGCTCGATGGCCCGCGGGTGGGCCTCTCGCAGTCGACGGTCTGATTGCCGGAGCCGCCGGACGTACCCTGCCGGCTGGACCGGTCCCAGCCGGTGCTGCCGATGA